The following proteins are co-located in the Pedosphaera parvula Ellin514 genome:
- a CDS encoding response regulator: MTTEPTFPANPIILLVEDMDNDVRLMQIACKKAGYQNELQRAKNGVEAIAYLKGEGLYGNRDRFPFPTAMLLDLNMPQKDGFEVLTWLKQQPRLKRFPIFVLTASSQERDIELALDLGANGYLVKPSTITELIEMAECLHRWLGFNQFAALP; the protein is encoded by the coding sequence ATGACAACTGAGCCAACATTCCCGGCGAATCCGATCATCCTGCTGGTGGAGGATATGGATAACGATGTAAGGTTGATGCAAATTGCGTGCAAAAAAGCCGGTTATCAGAATGAGTTGCAGCGAGCAAAGAACGGGGTGGAAGCCATAGCCTACTTGAAAGGGGAAGGCCTTTATGGGAATCGCGATCGATTTCCATTTCCGACTGCCATGCTGTTGGATTTGAACATGCCACAAAAGGATGGTTTTGAAGTGCTCACCTGGCTGAAACAACAGCCAAGATTGAAGCGGTTTCCCATTTTTGTGCTGACGGCTTCGAGCCAGGAGCGCGATATTGAACTGGCATTGGATTTGGGAGCCAATGGCTATCTGGTAAAACCGAGCACGATCACGGAACTGATTGAAATGGCGGAGTGCCTGCATCGGTGGCTTGGATTTAACCAGTTCGCCGCGTTGCCGTGA